One Leguminivora glycinivorella isolate SPB_JAAS2020 chromosome 15, LegGlyc_1.1, whole genome shotgun sequence genomic window, CTCCCTCAACAAGATTTAATTACTCGTAATTTATCGTCGCCATTAATCCGTCGCTTCtgccaaaaaaaaaacgttttaaaaaacaaaaaacgcGGGAATCTATCCCCTTGATTACAAGCTGTCACGTTACGGGATTTTTTCTAAGCCAGTCTAATTAGTTGTCGGTTAGTACGCGTGTCTGGGGCATCCATTTTCTTAAATGTTTACTGTAATTGGCCCCCACCTCGAGATGTTGCCAGCCACaaaatttattgcttaattaccTCGAAGTCGCGTCGCGTTTCAAGCAGATGTTTTTTATTCGCGAGGAAAAACGGAACGGTTTAAGAATGACATTAATTAATTCTTAATGAAATTCGTCTTCACCCTCCTGAGTTTTAATTTAAACGGCCGATTTATTGCGCGTACAATTTGTCGCGGGACCCTAGTATAATTAATACAAAACCGTTCttaattacatttattaccGACAAGTTAAACAGATACTGAATCCGCATTGCATTTACATGAGTAATTTATCGCCGAATTTAAACACAAAATCAATTTACAAATGTAAACATAGGCGAGTAACTTACTTAAAACAAGTTATATAAAAGTGATCGACGGAAATTAAAATCGTACCAATATTTTAGTACTGCTCTGTTCTTCCTCATAAcatttaggtattatttataaataactgATAAAACCTACAATAATGAGTCTGCGGCGAAGTCGTATTAGTATTTTCTTTGGTAGGGGTCTTCCACGGTGCCCTGGAACAGTGGTTCGTCGTACCGCAGGTAGGTGTCGTCCTGTCTCACCACGTCCTGGAACGCCTTGTGCGACACCGGCTCATTGTAGTTCACCACGCCGTCGTGGTACTGGTGACTGTTTATCAGGTTCCTGTTCACGTTTCTGTTGTAATCTGTGGATTTCTTATACTTATCATCCTTTTCTGGAAGGACCGGGGTCGGTGTCACTTTCTCCTCCGCTTTCTTGTCTTTGGCTGTCGTGCCTGCTCCAGCCAAATCCCTATAATTCCTTTCTTCCTTCCTTAGAGGTGCGTACGGATACTTGTTCCTGAATCTATAGTCGTACCTGCCGTTTCTTGCATAGTAATCGTCATCATAAGGCCGCCGGCCGTAAGGATCTGGTGAGTATCTGTATCTCAAATCTACGCTAGGAGGCGTCCTGACGACTTCAGGAAGATGGGTGTAGTAGATTATTCTCTTCGGTTTTCGTGGTACGTAGTTATCGTAAGGTTCATCGTATCGATCAACTTTAGGGCCATATGGTGCAGGGATGAACCTTGGAATACTCCTTCTGTCGTAACCATCGTAGTATGAATTACGTCGATACAAATCATCGGCGGGGTACATCGGATAAGCAGGGTACCGTTCGCTGTAGTAGGGTCGCCGGGATTCCGCAGGATAGTATACTGCCTGCCGCGGGTACACTGGCTTATACAACTTAGCTCGCTCGTCCTCGTCTGGTCTGACAAAGTCTGTTCGTATGTTTCGAACATCTTCGGTCCTCGTTACTCTCTGAATGGCTTCCTTGTCGTTTCTCGATTCGGATGCTTCTAAAGCTTTATTTTGTGTAACGAAGTTTACTCGAGGCATGCGGGAGTTGATCAGCTCTCCTGATGGTTGCGGTGGCGTAAGGATGTCGTCTCTGTTGTCCTCTTCGCGGCCTGGATAAGGCAGTTTGATCCAGTTGTCGTTTGAGGCTCTGGCACCTCGGCCAGTAGGTTTATCCGTAACTCTTTCAGTGGTTTGGTACAAAGGAAGAACCTCTTTAGCGTTCTCGTTGGTGATGGATATTTTCGTAGTGGGGTCCTCGGGCGGACCGGGCAGCCAGGGTTGGTTGGCCTCCTGATTGTGTTCAGTGCGAATGTTGTAGAATTTCTCCTCTTCGATAACGCCGCGGCGGCCGCGGGTCATATCAGTCTCCATTGTCACCTGGAAACAAAACGAAGTTTTCTTCATAAGTATGtttacatattataatttatcTTTAAAATCAAGGGGAAGAAATCAGAAAAATAAATGGGGTTATTCAACTGAACTTCACTCTTCAAAAAATAATGggcattctttttttttatttaatcagaATCCTTCATCGGTTCTCTTAGTTTATGCTTGTGGTTGCCttcgaaataaaataatattaacgtAGAAGTTACaaacaaacaataatttatttgcaaaaaatggTAAAGTTTGTATATCTTGTAGAAACATCATCTAAATCTGTGAAGAAAATATTTAGTTGAGTAGGTATTGGAAGGTAAGTACGAGTAAGTACGTTTGAAAGGTAATGAATCATTACACGCATTACTAATGATGTAATAGTGCGTAAAGGTTCATATACTTGAAGAAGAGAGCTTACCTCTGAATGCGTTTCATATCCATGATGTTCCTCCACACAGTTAGCAGCCTGTATGAGTGCCGCGCACCAAAATATCAAAATCTTCGAATTCGTCATCGCGGTTTCGATTCTGGAattcaaaacaaaaaataatcaatTAAATTGTTTTATCATCGAGAGATTTAATTAAGTACATATTGTTATCATCCAGAAAAAACTACGTCTTGCAAATTCCTGGCTAATTAATTGTAATAAGAGCAGACAAATAACAGTATAGgtatcattagacttatattgaccgggatatagaccgtgattacctttttgatttttgtcgagctcccgataatgaaaataaccgttaatcattcaaaactcttagtatAGGTATCATTGATTTTTTCGCGTTTCATATTggcagtaggtattttttaaggTTATTACAGAGAAAACTCTAAGTATTTACTTTAGTTGGTTCGAGAAATTTATTACGTTAATCAGTAATTGTCGACACAATTACTGATTAACGTGATAAATTATTTACGGGTAAATCCATGCTGCTAACAGGTTGAttcttttttattaatatttgtatacataatcaaccttaaagcagaatggatttacccgagtttgaagttaagggACACAATTGTGGCTTTCACACCTAATTTGCTGTTTTCAGTTCTTGGGCCTACAAATGATGGTTAATCTTCGTCAATTTTCCTTTATGTAGGAAAGCT contains:
- the LOC125234257 gene encoding uncharacterized protein LOC125234257; the protein is MTNSKILIFWCAALIQAANCVEEHHGYETHSEVTMETDMTRGRRGVIEEEKFYNIRTEHNQEANQPWLPGPPEDPTTKISITNENAKEVLPLYQTTERVTDKPTGRGARASNDNWIKLPYPGREEDNRDDILTPPQPSGELINSRMPRVNFVTQNKALEASESRNDKEAIQRVTRTEDVRNIRTDFVRPDEDERAKLYKPVYPRQAVYYPAESRRPYYSERYPAYPMYPADDLYRRNSYYDGYDRRSIPRFIPAPYGPKVDRYDEPYDNYVPRKPKRIIYYTHLPEVVRTPPSVDLRYRYSPDPYGRRPYDDDYYARNGRYDYRFRNKYPYAPLRKEERNYRDLAGAGTTAKDKKAEEKVTPTPVLPEKDDKYKKSTDYNRNVNRNLINSHQYHDGVVNYNEPVSHKAFQDVVRQDDTYLRYDEPLFQGTVEDPYQRKY